The genomic interval ATCACGTGTCAATTCGGGGCGGGCAAATACGCTCGCGGTGGATACGGCCACGGCGGGGCACACCACAAGATACACCGGCTCCGGCAGGTCCACCGGTTCCAGCCGCTCCCCGACCCCCTCGGCCCAGGCCGCATGGCCATGGACGAAGACCGGTACATCGGCGCCCAGACCCAGACCGATGCGCGCCAGCTCCGAAACCGGCAGGTCCAGTCCCCACAGGAGATTCAACGCCACCAGGGTCGTGGCGGCATCGGAACTCCCTCCCCCCAAACCGCCCCCGACGGGCAGCCGTTTGTTCAGGGCGATGCGCGCACCACGCCCGGCGGCACCGGCTTGCTGCAGGGCCCGGGCGGCCCGTACACACAGGTGGGCTTCGTCGCGGACGCCGGGCAGGCTCTCGATCAGGCCGATCGTTCCATCATCCGTGCAATCGAAGGACAGCGCGTCCGAGAAATCAACAAACTGAAAAACCGTCTGCAACTCATGATAGCCGTCCGGGCGACGGCCGGTGACATGCAGCATCAGATTCAGTTTTGCCGGGGCGGGCCAGGAAAGCTCAGGTGCATTCATGGCCGCAGCCTCAAGGATTGAGGTTCCATTCGTTCACCACCAGCCGCAGACTGAGTTCCACATCGGAAGCGTCGTCGGGCCGGTGCACCATGTCGATCTTTTCCGGCAACTGCAGGCTGGCAAAGGTTCCATAGGAAACGAAGTGCACAGTCCACCCGTCCTGGCTTACCGACTCCAGTCGGCCACGACCGTCCAGACGAACCTGACCCCGGGTGCCCGGGGCCGCCAGCCCCCGCACCCAGTACCGCAGTTCGTCCACCGGAATGCGCCAGCCCGTCACCCGTTGCAGCAGGCGGCTGGCATCGCTGTCCCGCAGATCGTTCCCGCGGCTGTCCCGCAGCCGCGTACCGCTGGCGTCCTGCTCAACAATCACGGTACCCGCGCCCACAGGCCCGTGCAGGGAAAGTCGCTGGCTGCCATCGTCCCGCTTCCAACGCAGGGCCGCCTGCCAACCACGATCTCCGGCACGCACGGCGATTCGTCCCTGCAGATCCCAGCGGTCAATCCGATCCAGGATTTGTTGGCGCTCCTGCCAACGGGCCTGAAGGGCGGCGCCGGTCAGCGCGGGCGGAGTTACACATCCCGCCAGCATCAGGACCGGGAGGAGCAGAAGAAGACGCTTCACGGATTGAATTTCTTGATGACGCGCAGAAGCGTTTCGTTCCCGGGGGCCTGTTCCAGGGCCCGCTTCCACACACGCCGGGCCTTTGAATGCTCGCCACTGACCCACAACACCTCACCCAGATGCGCCGAGATCTCGGCATCGGCGCGAAGCTTCAGTGCGCGGCGCAGGTAGCGCACCGCATCCTGCAGGTTGCCAAGGCGATAATGCACCCAGCCCATGCTGTCGAGAATAAACGGGTCGTTGGGCCGGAGGGCCAGTGCATGCTTGATCAGCTTGTACGCCTCCTGCTTGCGGTCGGTACGGTCCGCCAGCGTGTAGCCCAACGCATTCATGGCATTGGCGTTCTCCGGGTCCAGCTTCAGCAGCAGACGAAGATCGCGTTCATGCAGCGTCAAGTCGTCCAGCTTTTCCGCCACCAGCGCACGAGCATAGAGCAGATCCTGGTGTTCGGGCAGGCGCTTGAGTGCGGCGTTGAGCACATCCAGGGCTTCCCGGTAGCGTTTTGCTTCGCGCAAAATCTGTTCTTCGGCCAGCGCCAGTTCCGCTCTCTGGTCATTGTTCTCGGGAATGATGCCGTGAAGCAGGCCCCTTGCATCCTGGAGCTTGCCTTCCTTGGCCGTGACGACTGCATAGCGCACACTGGCCTCGAAGGCGTAACGTCCGGAACTGACCTGGCTGTACCATTTCAGGGCCTGCGGGTAGTTTTTCTTTCGTTCGGCAACACGGCCGAGGTACAACAGGGCCTGGCTGTCATCGGGATTGACCGCGACCACCTTCTTCAGATAGTGCCCGGCATCGTCCAGACGATCGGTCTGGAGCGAAAGCAGTCCCAGGGCAAACAGCACGTCACGGTCCTCGGGCCGATCCTTCAGAACCAGGCTGAACTGTTCGCGCGCGCCATCCCAGTCCTTGCGATCGACCAGATGACGGGCATAGAACATGCGTACGCGCGTCGCATGGGGGTTGTGGCTCAGGAACTGACGATAGAAAGTGGCTGCACCAGCGCCATCGTTTTCCTGTACCAGGATGCGTCCCTTGATAATGGCCGCGTCCTCCCACCCGGGTCGCAACAGCAATGCCCGGTCGATGGCGGCCGAGGCCGTGGAAAGATCCTGGCCGCGAATTGCGATATGGGCAAGCGCGATCTGCGCCTCGGCACTCTGCGCATGGCGTGCCATCAGGTGCTGCATGATGGCAACTGCCTTCGGGTTCTTTGCGTAGCGACTCAGGGTCCCGGCAACGCGCAGGTAGGCCTTTCCCAACTCCTTGTGCGTATCCCCGTACTCGATGATCTTCTCCAGCTGCACCTGGGCCTCGTCCACCTTGCCCAGCTCCAGCAGGACGGCGGCCAGCGCATCTTTCGCATCCACGGACTCCGGCTGAAGTTCCGCCCATAGCCGAGCGCACTCGAGCGTATCCCCGTAGCGACCCGAGTACAGGCCCGCAAGGGTCGCACGCTTGGCTAATCGGGGATCGCGGGTCGCCATTGCTGCGCGCGACAGGGCCCGAACCGATACCCCGAACTCGCCGCGCCGACCGGCGATCTCTCCGAGCAGGATGTCGTTCAGAACGGGGCCGGTCAGCCGTACCCGAGGCAGCGTCATCGTCTCTTCGACAGGCGGCTCCGAAACCGCTGCCGATTCCTGGTCCTGCGCCGGCTTGACCGCCGGGCCCGCACAGCCACCCAACAGCACCACTGCCGACAGGGCAAGAAAACGTGAAGAGAGTCTCATTGTATTGGTTGTGCCCATGGGTAATCCGGCTTGACGCGGGTCGGCGCCCGAAAAACGGCACCGAAGGTTTCCAGTGTGATGGATGTATATATGGGTTTCAACTTAGTTAAACCCATCCCTCACTGATAAAATGTGACGGATTGCATCCGGAAAAGCCCATGAGCGCACCCGTCGTCTTTCTGTTCGTTGCCCTGGTCTTCGTATTCGCCTACCGCTTCTTCGCGAAGCTTCTGGCGGACACCGTATTCGGGCTCAATACCAATATTATAGCGCCGCCAGCCAACAGCGCCGACCAGGGTCCGGCCGCCGGCCCGCTGATCCTGCTCGGTCAGCATATCGGGTTGATCGCCACCGCGATCACCCTGAGCACAACGGCCGTGGCCGTGATCTGGGGCTGGGTTCCGGCCTTTCTCTGGATCGTCATCGGCACGACCGTGGCCGGTGGAACCTACGGTCTGGGAAGCCTGTGGTTATCCGCCCGCCATCCGGGCCAGGGTCTGGGGACCGTTGTGCAATCCTATGTGGGTGGCCCCATGTGGTCCGCCTTGCTGTTTCTTTCGTTGATCCTGCTGACCGCATTCAATGCAAGCCTGGTGGTGATCATCGCGAGCCTGCTGGTCGATCACGCCGGCATCGTGCTTCCTTTCTGGGCCGAGTTGCTCCTGGCCGCGTGGCTGGGCGGGATGCTCTACGGGCGCCCCGATCGGACCGTGTGGGTGGCCGGCCCGATATCCCTGCTGTTGTTGGTCCTGCTTGTCTGGCTCCTGGGGAAGGTCCCGGCGGGATTCTCCGGCGCATTCAATCTGGATCTGTTCGGCAATACCTTGCTTTCCGTGGATGCCGGTTTGGCCTGGATGGTACTGTTGCTTGCCTTTGTCGTGTATGCCCAGCGACTCCCGGTCGCGGGGTTTCTTCGTCCCTACGCACTGCTATCCACCTCGCAGATCGCACTGGTGGTCCTGGGCCTGCTCGCGGGCATCACCATCCTGCACCCACCATTTGCTGCCCCGCAGTTCCACGCAACGCCCGATGCACCCGGTGTATTGCCCTGGCTGTTCCTGACTGTTACCGGTGGAGCGATCGGAGGGATTACCCTGCTGATCGCCAGCGCGTTCACCGGTCCGGCACTACGACACCGGCGGGAGGTCCGCCTGGTTGGCTATGGCGGCGCCCTGGCCGAGGGTGTCATCGCCCTCTCGGCCCTGTTCGCGGTCAGCAACGGCCTCGATGCGCCGACGTGGAACTCGCTGTACGGCTCCTGGCACAAGCTGCTGGATCCGTCTTATCTGGTGGAGGTTTACGTCAATGGCGGCGCCTGGTTCGGTTCCGCGCTGGGGCTGAGCAACGATATCGCAACCAATTTCACGGCGCTGGCCCTGGCCGCCATCAGCTTCGTCAGCCTGGAGGCCGGCGTCCGCCTGGAACTGGCGGTGCTCACGGAAACCGGGCGGCGCTTTCGTGCCCCGTCTCCGGACCGTGACCCGAAGAAGATTCCCTGGTTCCTCCTGCTGCTCCTGGCCGTGGTGATTCTGGCCGACGCCAACGGTGGGGCGCCCTCCAGCTGGCTGGTATTCGGAAGCGCCAATGCCGTGCTGGCCTGCTTCGGTCTGCTGCTGATGGTCGCGGCCCTGACCCGGGACCATCGTCCCGGCCGTCTGGTCGCCGCCCTGCTGCTGCTGATTCTCGCCCTGACGGTGTGGGCCCTGATTGCGGCCCTGGGCTACTGGTGGCAGCGCTCCGCCTGGGTCCCTCTGGCCCTGGACTTGCTATTATTGGGCTTCGGGGGCTGGATATCCCTTGAAACCGTACGCATATTGAGAGTACCGACCGGCAGGCCTTGACAGGGGACCTGTGCGCGCCAAAATCCGTAGCCCGATTCAGGACGGCTTCATCCATGCAACTACTGGCACTGGGCATCAATCACAAGACCGCTCCCGTGGAACTGCGGGAACAGGCTGCTTTTGCGCCGGAAATCCTGTCGGCCGCCCTGCGCGACCTGACGGCCAGCGGTGTCTGCGACGAGGCCGCCATTGTGTCCACCTGCAATCGGACCGAGGTCTACTGCGGAACCATTCACGGCGCGGAACGTAAGGCCCTGGAGTGGTTCTGCAAATATCTGCACCTGGATGCCGCTACCGTCCAACCCTTCGTCTACCAGCACCCGGACGAGGATGCGGTTCAGCACGTATTCCGTGTGGCCGCGGGACTGGATTCCATGATCCTGGGCGAACCCCAGATCCTGGGCCAGATCAAGGATGCCTTCGCCGCCGCCCACAAGGCAGGCGCCACCGGCAAGATGCTGAACCGGCTGTTCCAGCAGACCTTTTCGGTGGCCAAGACCATTCGCACCGACACGGCGATCGGCGCCAGCGCGGTGTCCGTCGCATCCGCCGCCGTAACCCTGGCCAAGCAGATTTTCAACGAGCTTTCGCAGAAGACCGTTCTGCTCATTGGCGCCGGCGAGATGGTCGAACTTTGCGCCCGCCACCTGGCGGAACACGGCATCGGCAAAATGATCGTCGCCAACCGCACCCAGGAACGGGCCGAACTGCTGGCACGGGAGTTCGGGGCGGAAGCAATCTCCCTGGCGGAAGTACCAGAGCGCCTGGCCGACGCCGACATCGTCATCTCATCCACCGCCAGCCAGCTGCCCATCCTGGGCAAGGGCACGGTGGGACGGGCCCTCAAGGCGCGCCGTCATCGCCCCATGTTCATGATCGACATTGCCGTACCGCGCGACATCGAGGCCGAAGTCAGCGAACTCAACGACGTCTATCTCTACACGGTCGACGACCTGCGCGACGTGGTACAGGAAAACATCAATTCACGCCAGCAGGCGGCCAAGGAAGCAGAGAAGATCATCGACATCAAGGTCGCCGAATTCATGCGCTGGGCCCGCTCCCTGGACGCGGTTCCGACCATTCTCCACCTGCGCGGCAACACGGAGGCGATCCGCGAGGCCGAGATTGCGCGCGCCGAGCGGCGCCTCGCCCGGGGCGAGGATCCGAATGAGGTATTGCGTGATATGGCCCGCACCCTCGCGAACAAGCTCATCCACAGTCCGACCGCGGCACTGCGACAGGCCGACCACGACGGCGA from Acidiferrobacteraceae bacterium carries:
- the hemA gene encoding glutamyl-tRNA reductase; the protein is MQLLALGINHKTAPVELREQAAFAPEILSAALRDLTASGVCDEAAIVSTCNRTEVYCGTIHGAERKALEWFCKYLHLDAATVQPFVYQHPDEDAVQHVFRVAAGLDSMILGEPQILGQIKDAFAAAHKAGATGKMLNRLFQQTFSVAKTIRTDTAIGASAVSVASAAVTLAKQIFNELSQKTVLLIGAGEMVELCARHLAEHGIGKMIVANRTQERAELLAREFGAEAISLAEVPERLADADIVISSTASQLPILGKGTVGRALKARRHRPMFMIDIAVPRDIEAEVSELNDVYLYTVDDLRDVVQENINSRQQAAKEAEKIIDIKVAEFMRWARSLDAVPTILHLRGNTEAIREAEIARAERRLARGEDPNEVLRDMARTLANKLIHSPTAALRQADHDGDTRLLEAARRLFNLNDD
- a CDS encoding carbon starvation CstA family protein; the protein is MSAPVVFLFVALVFVFAYRFFAKLLADTVFGLNTNIIAPPANSADQGPAAGPLILLGQHIGLIATAITLSTTAVAVIWGWVPAFLWIVIGTTVAGGTYGLGSLWLSARHPGQGLGTVVQSYVGGPMWSALLFLSLILLTAFNASLVVIIASLLVDHAGIVLPFWAELLLAAWLGGMLYGRPDRTVWVAGPISLLLLVLLVWLLGKVPAGFSGAFNLDLFGNTLLSVDAGLAWMVLLLAFVVYAQRLPVAGFLRPYALLSTSQIALVVLGLLAGITILHPPFAAPQFHATPDAPGVLPWLFLTVTGGAIGGITLLIASAFTGPALRHRREVRLVGYGGALAEGVIALSALFAVSNGLDAPTWNSLYGSWHKLLDPSYLVEVYVNGGAWFGSALGLSNDIATNFTALALAAISFVSLEAGVRLELAVLTETGRRFRAPSPDRDPKKIPWFLLLLLAVVILADANGGAPSSWLVFGSANAVLACFGLLLMVAALTRDHRPGRLVAALLLLILALTVWALIAALGYWWQRSAWVPLALDLLLLGFGGWISLETVRILRVPTGRP
- the ispE gene encoding 4-(cytidine 5'-diphospho)-2-C-methyl-D-erythritol kinase — its product is MNAPELSWPAPAKLNLMLHVTGRRPDGYHELQTVFQFVDFSDALSFDCTDDGTIGLIESLPGVRDEAHLCVRAARALQQAGAAGRGARIALNKRLPVGGGLGGGSSDAATTLVALNLLWGLDLPVSELARIGLGLGADVPVFVHGHAAWAEGVGERLEPVDLPEPVYLVVCPAVAVSTASVFARPELTRDSPPITIRAFREGQGHNDLEPVVRKLYPDVDRTLQWLGQFGKARMSGSGACAFIEVADRDRGQEILAGAPQGCTGFVARALNRSPLLDRLARQTG
- a CDS encoding tetratricopeptide repeat protein, encoding MGTTNTMRLSSRFLALSAVVLLGGCAGPAVKPAQDQESAAVSEPPVEETMTLPRVRLTGPVLNDILLGEIAGRRGEFGVSVRALSRAAMATRDPRLAKRATLAGLYSGRYGDTLECARLWAELQPESVDAKDALAAVLLELGKVDEAQVQLEKIIEYGDTHKELGKAYLRVAGTLSRYAKNPKAVAIMQHLMARHAQSAEAQIALAHIAIRGQDLSTASAAIDRALLLRPGWEDAAIIKGRILVQENDGAGAATFYRQFLSHNPHATRVRMFYARHLVDRKDWDGAREQFSLVLKDRPEDRDVLFALGLLSLQTDRLDDAGHYLKKVVAVNPDDSQALLYLGRVAERKKNYPQALKWYSQVSSGRYAFEASVRYAVVTAKEGKLQDARGLLHGIIPENNDQRAELALAEEQILREAKRYREALDVLNAALKRLPEHQDLLYARALVAEKLDDLTLHERDLRLLLKLDPENANAMNALGYTLADRTDRKQEAYKLIKHALALRPNDPFILDSMGWVHYRLGNLQDAVRYLRRALKLRADAEISAHLGEVLWVSGEHSKARRVWKRALEQAPGNETLLRVIKKFNP
- the lolB gene encoding lipoprotein insertase outer membrane protein LolB, encoding MKRLLLLLPVLMLAGCVTPPALTGAALQARWQERQQILDRIDRWDLQGRIAVRAGDRGWQAALRWKRDDGSQRLSLHGPVGAGTVIVEQDASGTRLRDSRGNDLRDSDASRLLQRVTGWRIPVDELRYWVRGLAAPGTRGQVRLDGRGRLESVSQDGWTVHFVSYGTFASLQLPEKIDMVHRPDDASDVELSLRLVVNEWNLNP